A region of Geobacillus sp. 46C-IIa DNA encodes the following proteins:
- a CDS encoding DUF2777 domain-containing protein, which produces MGIEERLQCIAEQPRAYVQGTVEFVNNEWIFFDEEAEEAALVEEMAEQGIELFRYGHWLSGQWQDTGTIATDLGIFPLTNGDRIRFRKQLTYAYRQWLASLPDPSFFQFVQWLNSLGFSLYDCLYCYNGLLFAKSAGVNFIIYDNTEQIGNVHHYYERGHAPSDRFEITFNSGERAICAQIG; this is translated from the coding sequence TTGGGTATTGAAGAGCGCTTGCAATGTATTGCTGAGCAGCCCCGAGCTTACGTGCAAGGAACTGTCGAGTTTGTGAACAATGAATGGATATTTTTTGATGAAGAAGCGGAAGAAGCGGCTCTCGTCGAAGAAATGGCGGAGCAAGGCATCGAGCTGTTCCGCTATGGGCACTGGCTGTCCGGGCAGTGGCAAGACACCGGCACGATCGCTACTGATCTCGGCATCTTTCCCCTGACAAACGGCGACCGGATCCGCTTCCGCAAACAGCTGACATACGCGTATCGCCAATGGTTGGCCTCGCTTCCTGATCCGTCTTTTTTCCAGTTCGTTCAATGGCTGAACAGCCTCGGGTTTTCGCTTTACGATTGCCTGTACTGCTACAACGGTCTATTGTTTGCCAAATCGGCCGGCGTCAATTTCATCATTTATGACAACACCGAGCAAATCGGCAATGTCCACCATTATTATGAGCGCGGCCACGCGCCAAGCGACCGATTTGAAATCACATTTAACAGCGGTGAACGAGCGATTTGCGCCCAAATCGGCTGA
- a CDS encoding EAL domain-containing protein, translated as MRSLRCRHAEELHRLVEDDCSAPPESLFIQVAADDEEKVRHTVELAARRWPGAHLVGMAGPLPIIGETTFLADVMSMTESSILSLALPAVDSAHPAELAAKIAEATVHEETALLLLFTDCRAALLPLLRHLPLVNERMTIVGCTLPDGCALFSRDGRLDQGVVAVSFSGASLRVRCFSPFLWEPVGLAFFVTKSAGQQIDELDGQKASLCLERYLGKEFIERLPLSGMEFPFVVERNGHYACLPITGVRENGAVAVNGHVSEGEKVRFAYVHAPSFYWSMHDLAAQAAKQPAEEMIFYYSMALGGYTRLMLEGVVSALGQAAPFPAMEVMVKDAYTTVRLGAFAAVLLAEEAASGQGGPAFEIPLPPEGITTLAQLMSTSSRDMERLYVRLQMSEQRYKSLFEHNTDIVYSTDLHGRFTSVNPAFERVLGYRKEDMLYTNSLKYVHPSDIPRVTRYFYRALRGKVQTYQLEIPTKSGEQLLFQMKNIPIVVDGKKVGIYGIGHNITEQKKAEEKIASLAYYDPDTNLPNRTKWMELFSNQLEKAKRKQRKVAVAFIDLDRFKWINDSVGHYAGDDILRQLVERMKRVLPVGAQLGRFHGDKFCLLFPLKTSAETAAETALHLVREVAKPTVYGQKEFFITASIGLAVFPDDGADEHTLLRHADIAVNNAKKSGGNRVERYCAHMNEEAVHRFEMGSSLRKAVEKNELFLCYQPIVDVRTGAIIATEALVRWRHPELGLVRPDEFIPLAEETGWIHEIGRWVLQTACRQTKRWQEITGNDKLAVFVNVSAVQFQHERFVDDVKRALKQSTLLPSCLHLELTEHSMLRHLSSTMRTLDELKRLGVGIAVDDFGSGYSSFHYLKQLPATILKIDRAFIEHLHASASDAAIVSAMITMGRGLGLETIAEGVETPEQLERLRDLQCSYAQGYALCPPLAAEEVMAYMSERQKERQ; from the coding sequence ATGCGTTCGCTGCGCTGCCGCCATGCCGAGGAATTGCACCGGCTGGTCGAAGATGACTGTTCTGCGCCGCCCGAGTCGTTGTTCATCCAAGTTGCCGCTGACGATGAAGAAAAGGTGCGCCATACGGTCGAGTTAGCGGCGCGCCGTTGGCCGGGCGCCCATCTTGTCGGGATGGCGGGGCCATTGCCGATCATCGGTGAAACAACGTTTTTAGCCGACGTGATGTCAATGACGGAATCGAGCATTTTGTCGTTGGCGTTGCCGGCGGTTGACTCTGCTCATCCAGCCGAGCTGGCTGCAAAGATCGCAGAGGCGACCGTTCACGAAGAGACGGCATTGCTTTTGTTATTTACCGATTGCCGTGCGGCTCTGTTGCCTCTTCTTCGCCATTTGCCGCTTGTGAACGAACGGATGACCATCGTCGGCTGCACCCTTCCGGACGGCTGCGCTTTATTTTCGCGTGACGGCCGGCTTGATCAGGGGGTGGTCGCTGTCTCGTTCAGCGGTGCGTCACTTCGGGTCCGTTGTTTCTCCCCGTTTTTATGGGAACCGGTCGGGTTGGCGTTTTTCGTAACGAAAAGCGCTGGCCAACAGATTGACGAGCTCGATGGGCAAAAGGCATCACTTTGTTTGGAACGGTATTTAGGGAAAGAATTTATCGAACGCTTACCGCTTTCCGGAATGGAGTTTCCGTTTGTTGTTGAGCGAAACGGGCATTATGCTTGCCTGCCGATCACAGGGGTGCGTGAGAACGGAGCAGTTGCGGTCAACGGTCATGTCAGCGAAGGGGAAAAAGTGAGGTTTGCCTATGTTCATGCCCCGTCGTTTTACTGGAGCATGCACGATTTGGCGGCGCAAGCGGCTAAACAGCCGGCCGAGGAAATGATATTTTACTATAGTATGGCATTAGGAGGGTATACGCGCCTCATGCTTGAGGGGGTGGTTTCGGCGCTCGGACAAGCTGCCCCATTTCCGGCTATGGAAGTGATGGTCAAAGACGCGTATACAACCGTGCGGCTAGGGGCGTTTGCTGCCGTTTTGCTAGCGGAAGAGGCGGCGTCGGGACAGGGAGGGCCAGCTTTTGAAATACCGCTGCCGCCGGAAGGGATCACGACGTTAGCGCAGCTGATGTCGACATCGTCGCGCGACATGGAGCGGCTTTACGTCCGCCTGCAAATGTCTGAGCAGCGATATAAGTCGCTGTTTGAACATAATACCGATATCGTCTATTCCACCGATTTGCACGGCCGTTTTACAAGCGTCAATCCTGCTTTTGAACGAGTGCTTGGCTATCGGAAAGAAGACATGTTATATACCAATTCGCTCAAGTACGTTCACCCAAGCGACATTCCTCGCGTCACCCGCTATTTTTACCGGGCGCTGCGTGGAAAAGTGCAAACGTACCAATTGGAAATTCCGACGAAGTCAGGGGAGCAGCTTCTTTTTCAAATGAAAAACATCCCGATTGTTGTTGATGGAAAAAAAGTCGGCATTTACGGGATTGGGCACAACATTACGGAGCAAAAAAAAGCAGAGGAGAAAATCGCCTCCTTAGCGTATTACGACCCGGATACAAACTTGCCAAATCGGACGAAATGGATGGAACTGTTTTCGAATCAACTGGAAAAAGCGAAACGGAAACAGCGGAAAGTAGCGGTCGCGTTCATTGATCTCGACCGGTTTAAATGGATTAACGACAGCGTTGGCCATTATGCCGGCGATGATATTTTGCGTCAACTTGTTGAGCGCATGAAGCGCGTGCTCCCGGTCGGGGCGCAGCTCGGCCGGTTTCATGGCGATAAGTTTTGTTTGCTGTTTCCGTTAAAAACGAGCGCCGAGACGGCGGCCGAAACGGCGCTTCACCTCGTTCGCGAAGTGGCGAAACCGACGGTGTATGGACAAAAAGAATTTTTTATTACAGCCAGCATCGGGTTAGCCGTGTTTCCAGATGACGGAGCGGACGAACATACGCTGTTGCGCCATGCCGACATTGCAGTGAACAACGCGAAAAAAAGCGGCGGCAACCGGGTGGAGCGCTATTGCGCACACATGAATGAGGAAGCGGTTCACCGGTTTGAAATGGGCAGCTCTTTGCGCAAAGCGGTTGAAAAAAATGAACTGTTTCTTTGCTACCAGCCGATTGTCGATGTACGTACCGGCGCGATCATCGCCACAGAGGCGCTTGTTCGTTGGCGGCACCCGGAGCTTGGACTGGTGCGGCCGGATGAGTTTATCCCACTGGCTGAAGAGACCGGATGGATTCATGAAATCGGCCGGTGGGTGCTGCAAACCGCTTGCCGACAGACAAAGCGGTGGCAGGAGATCACAGGCAATGACAAACTAGCCGTTTTTGTCAACGTTTCTGCCGTACAATTTCAGCACGAACGATTCGTTGATGATGTGAAACGAGCGCTTAAACAGTCAACATTGCTGCCGTCATGCTTGCATCTCGAACTGACCGAACATTCGATGCTCCGTCATCTATCGAGCACGATGCGGACGCTCGATGAGCTAAAGCGGCTCGGCGTTGGCATCGCTGTTGATGATTTTGGGAGCGGCTATTCTTCATTCCATTATCTAAAGCAGCTGCCGGCGACCATCTTGAAAATTGACCGGGCGTTTATCGAGCATTTACATGCCAGTGCGTCCGACGCAGCGATCGTTAGCGCGATGATTACAATGGGGCGCGGGTTAGGGCTGGAAACGATTGCTGAAGGGGTCGAGACGCCGGAACAACTCGAACGGCTCCGCGATTTGCAATGCAGCTACGCCCAAGGGTATGCGCTTTGCCCGCCGCTTGCGGCTGAAGAGGTGATGGCGTATATGTCAGAGAGGCAAAAAGAGCGGCAATAA
- a CDS encoding YisL family protein, whose product MTHAHITSWLVMIILFFITVSMQRSGAAKANIVQMILRLFYIITIITGLLLLHSIATISGLYLLKALAGLWVIGAMEMVLMAGKKGKSAAAGWTQWVIALVVTLFLGLLLPLGFDVF is encoded by the coding sequence TTGACGCATGCCCATATTACAAGTTGGCTTGTGATGATTATTTTGTTCTTCATCACTGTGTCAATGCAGCGCTCAGGAGCGGCCAAAGCCAACATCGTACAAATGATTTTGCGGCTGTTTTATATTATAACGATCATCACCGGTTTGCTTTTGTTGCATAGCATCGCCACGATTTCCGGACTTTACTTGCTGAAGGCGCTCGCCGGATTATGGGTAATCGGAGCGATGGAAATGGTTTTGATGGCGGGGAAAAAAGGAAAAAGTGCGGCGGCAGGATGGACGCAATGGGTGATTGCGCTCGTTGTGACGTTATTCCTCGGTTTGCTGTTGCCGCTCGGCTTTGATGTGTTCTAA